A stretch of Methanospirillum lacunae DNA encodes these proteins:
- a CDS encoding AbrB/MazE/SpoVT family DNA-binding domain-containing protein, whose protein sequence is MYEDESCGDGKHIFGTVKVGERGQIVIPKNARELFGISPGDTLMVLGDEKRGIALVKADKFRALAAKMLQMFEEKTDEGE, encoded by the coding sequence ATGTATGAAGATGAGAGTTGTGGAGATGGAAAACACATCTTCGGAACAGTAAAAGTTGGAGAGCGTGGCCAGATTGTCATTCCAAAGAATGCACGGGAATTATTCGGGATTAGTCCCGGAGATACCCTGATGGTTCTTGGTGATGAGAAGCGTGGCATTGCTCTTGTAAAAGCCGATAAATTTCGTGCACTTGCAGCAAAGATGTTGCAGATGTTCGAAGAAAAAACCGATGAGGGGGAGTAA
- a CDS encoding PAS domain-containing protein → MKFVKVSIILVTCIILIVTGMTIISLVYNQPIPRSDISSTLSKTQYLTPIEEDKEWTVHVPVPSIMNKELLFIISTIFGFLIICVIVILIRNYKYSEALKEKIATISRELEINQQDQAELTTKKIEVEVAYEELTAIENEMRSNFSLLEKKQAELEIAQKQYHDVVEDQTELICRYKPNGELIFANQAFCKYFRIDSNNYKGIKVKEMISQSERKTRSDHYASITKEYPVKTTIHKSLLPGEQFRWQEWADRAIFNEQDEIIEYQSVGRDITERVIMNEKLLQTRYSLDHMNDLMIWCRNDGTIIDTNSAVTSLLGFSQTELISMNIMEIMCADCNLDMKQFGEQVLTQGGEGSFEKELLAKDQTRIIVEVFMSSFKYRGHTLFLLCARDIRAKKTDEALIRQAFTQIEKNIEYFSILNDQIRNPLTILLTLSSDLDNDQFVEFEKHIHKIDEIVDKLDKGLMESEKVRSFLRKHYWEEE, encoded by the coding sequence ATGAAATTTGTTAAAGTATCAATTATTCTTGTTACATGTATAATTCTTATCGTTACCGGGATGACCATCATCTCACTTGTGTATAATCAGCCAATACCACGCTCTGATATCAGTTCAACCCTCTCCAAAACTCAATATCTTACACCAATAGAAGAAGATAAGGAGTGGACAGTACATGTCCCGGTTCCATCAATAATGAATAAGGAATTATTATTTATCATTAGTACCATTTTCGGATTCCTCATTATATGCGTCATTGTCATTTTAATCAGGAATTACAAATATTCTGAAGCGTTAAAAGAAAAAATAGCCACAATATCAAGAGAACTTGAAATTAATCAGCAGGATCAGGCTGAATTAACCACAAAAAAAATCGAGGTTGAAGTTGCATATGAGGAACTGACTGCTATCGAGAATGAAATGCGAAGTAATTTTTCATTACTTGAGAAAAAACAAGCTGAACTGGAGATCGCCCAAAAACAATATCATGATGTTGTGGAAGATCAAACTGAACTGATATGCCGGTATAAACCAAATGGCGAACTAATATTTGCAAACCAGGCGTTTTGTAAGTATTTCAGGATTGATTCCAATAATTACAAAGGAATTAAAGTTAAGGAAATGATCTCTCAATCAGAACGTAAAACTCGTTCTGACCACTATGCATCGATAACAAAGGAATACCCGGTAAAGACTACAATACACAAGTCTTTGCTTCCAGGCGAGCAGTTCAGATGGCAGGAATGGGCAGACCGTGCCATATTCAATGAACAAGATGAAATTATTGAATACCAGTCAGTAGGGAGAGATATTACCGAACGGGTAATAATGAATGAAAAACTTCTCCAAACGAGGTATTCTCTCGATCATATGAATGATCTCATGATCTGGTGCAGGAATGATGGAACGATCATTGATACCAATTCAGCGGTAACCAGTCTTCTGGGGTTTTCCCAGACCGAACTCATCTCTATGAATATAATGGAGATAATGTGTGCAGATTGTAATCTGGATATGAAGCAATTCGGTGAACAGGTCCTCACACAGGGTGGAGAAGGGTCTTTTGAAAAGGAATTACTGGCAAAAGATCAGACCCGGATTATTGTGGAGGTCTTCATGAGTTCCTTTAAATATCGTGGTCATACGTTGTTTCTCCTCTGTGCACGGGACATAAGGGCAAAAAAAACTGATGAAGCGTTAATAAGGCAGGCATTTACACAGATTGAAAAAAATATTGAATATTTTTCAATCCTGAACGACCAGATACGCAACCCGTTAACCATCCTTTTAACATTATCCTCTGATCTAGATAATGACCAATTTGTAGAGTTTGAAAAACATATTCACAAAATTGATGAAATTGTGGATAAGTTAGACAAAGGCCTTATGGAATCTGAGAAGGTAAGATCCTTTTTAAGAAAACATTACTGGGAGGAGGAGTAA
- a CDS encoding MarR family transcriptional regulator, whose translation MDHAEDLIIKSLYGQHRALMIKEIAQICGLDRHTVSRRLDRMEILGQVRKLEIGNSKRYFLNNTLSTNNLIDVCSDLILVINDKWRIQYINKSAQKLCNLLDHPIIGERVDDLKLELFSSHPVIEGLKKFDYQNISKIELSYDVRGIERYYEVSIMSIPFKPGFMSTVICAVDITEKVNLKKQLLASEERFRSLFEFAPVAINEEDWSKVKEYLDNLTRNGVLDLNLYLQNNPDMLIECISCIQILRTNALSRIYYQKAMNMPLSVKMDLIPYLSQDSYDALRMVILSMYNKIPSHRYEIFVNNRGGKSQYFLIQSKVIKNDISDLSRVFTVFQDITDFKLLQSELVQKQEIMFTILEELIQENYTLKEKFNFFH comes from the coding sequence ATGGACCATGCTGAAGACCTTATCATCAAGTCACTCTATGGTCAACACCGGGCACTCATGATCAAGGAGATAGCACAAATATGCGGATTGGACCGCCATACTGTTAGCAGACGATTGGACCGTATGGAGATTCTTGGACAGGTAAGAAAATTAGAGATAGGAAATTCAAAGCGATACTTTTTGAACAATACACTATCAACCAATAATCTTATTGATGTCTGTTCAGATCTGATACTTGTTATCAATGATAAATGGCGAATCCAGTATATTAATAAATCAGCTCAGAAATTATGCAATCTTCTCGATCATCCGATTATTGGTGAACGGGTTGATGATCTCAAATTGGAACTATTTTCGTCCCATCCCGTAATTGAGGGTCTAAAAAAATTTGATTATCAGAATATTTCAAAAATTGAATTATCGTATGATGTTCGTGGAATTGAAAGGTATTATGAAGTATCAATAATGAGTATTCCTTTTAAACCTGGGTTCATGTCAACCGTCATTTGTGCTGTCGATATTACAGAAAAGGTAAATTTAAAAAAACAACTTCTTGCAAGTGAAGAGCGATTCCGTTCTTTGTTTGAGTTTGCTCCGGTTGCAATCAACGAGGAGGACTGGTCAAAAGTAAAGGAATATCTGGATAATTTAACAAGAAACGGAGTTTTGGATCTGAACCTGTACTTACAGAATAATCCCGATATGTTGATTGAATGCATTTCTTGTATACAAATATTACGCACAAATGCATTGAGTAGAATATATTATCAAAAAGCGATGAATATGCCTTTGTCAGTTAAAATGGATTTGATCCCATATTTATCGCAAGATAGTTACGATGCTCTAAGAATGGTTATTCTCTCTATGTATAATAAAATACCATCTCATCGGTATGAGATATTTGTGAATAATCGCGGAGGAAAAAGCCAGTATTTTTTGATCCAATCAAAGGTAATTAAAAACGATATATCAGATCTGTCCAGGGTTTTTACCGTGTTCCAGGATATTACCGATTTTAAATTATTACAATCTGAATTAGTTCAAAAACAGGAGATAATGTTCACAATTCTTGAAGAATTAATCCAGGAAAACTATACACTTAAAGAAAAGTTTAACTTTTTTCATTAG
- a CDS encoding PAS domain-containing protein: MSISALPATSKELESLQTLYDSIPFAVFVIGSNGLFIDCNKTALSIFCASSRDNLIGKPPGVLSPQKQRNGNDSETEAKKHIQDAHQSGLANFYFDHQTLDGKIFPAKVILSKIAYVGEECLLATIADISGQVRVEENQALIDENPYALIKLNPDLTIADVNPAFLQITGYKREEWIGRSAGDFNVLKREGPTPLDAIKAKSTLKGNYVADFPNGITSMEYSYIPIFDADGAILYIYAIFADRTKLDSKINESNTLIKENPAAILSLDLNGRIQAYNQAFLDFSHISQEKILLMNVKEFKILERVGQSISEVISSGKPSKGKMVVDFDWSVRILDFTYIPVFDARDEVTGLIGMFVDVTDQDSRMNEMDSFLSENPHAIMTLNPDMAVMDVNPAFCKISGYSHDQAIRMQHKEFKSTDRVGATAADAINNKKAMGGKITCLFPAGIRHLEYTYIPIFDKAGRVTKVFDIFADVTSLVEKINESESLIKANPASILTVEPNGKILSVNPSFIAISHLSEEKLLSMKLQEFNIISREGLPLSEILSKKEISKGMLVVDFGWSVRTLDFTYIPVRDANETVTSLVAMYIDVTEQVSRLDEMESFLGENPHAIMTLSPEMAVLDVNPAFCNISGFSHGQATRMQHKEFKSTDRVGATAADAINNKKAMGGKITCLFPAGIRHLEYTYIPIFDKAGRVTKVFDIFADVTSLIEKITESNSLIKENPASIMSLDIQGNILSVNKAFLEVSHISEEKLLTMNGRDLNCIKRDGPSISEVVSSKQASKGRMIVDFEWAVKTLDYTYIPVLDANDAVTSIVAMYIDVSDQVAYVNEIESFIRENPHAIMMMDTDMRITETNPACSKMLGYSHEEITRMKLSDLKVIEREGQTIRDALQTKQPVRGRVISDTPAGIRHLDYVYIPIMDQKGTVIRFIEIFSDMTAIRSLVQYLNKSVEGVQSNISSLAKGDTTFNVKILDADEYSSSAREEFVKIGKAIDTARKAITHLVEDSNAIANAAIAGDLKFRSDSSVHEGSYREIIEGMNKTLDSINVPIIESMNVASNYAKYNFTAHFDPKIEIKGDWIQFKTELNNIGIQISEAISLINKSVSDLASSAEEANASIEEVLAGAHQIAANTGKVSQNADQGGDGIVQVLKAMEDLNETVAAVSQKTESVSAASNETNSLAKGGITLAKQSEKAMGDITTSTNEVDSIVNGINSQMDEIGKIVRLISDIANQTNLLALNAAIEAARAGEAGRGFAVVAAEVKSLAQDSRKSAENIADMIATLQTKANQATQAMGKSTTAVKEGSSALEQTLTAFNKIADTIEEINQNIVEVASASEEQAASVEEVTASIQEVANLVQNTSREAGDAAAATEEASASIDEVGRIMGGVVRIVENISGEMTKFKVA, from the coding sequence ATGAGTATATCAGCCCTTCCTGCAACCTCGAAAGAACTAGAGTCTCTTCAGACATTATACGACTCTATACCCTTTGCAGTATTTGTTATTGGATCAAACGGACTTTTTATTGATTGTAACAAGACAGCACTCAGCATATTTTGTGCATCCAGCCGTGATAACCTTATTGGGAAGCCTCCAGGAGTATTGTCGCCTCAAAAACAACGAAATGGTAATGATTCAGAGACAGAAGCAAAGAAACATATTCAAGATGCACACCAATCTGGATTAGCCAATTTTTATTTTGATCATCAGACCCTTGATGGCAAGATATTTCCAGCAAAAGTAATCTTGAGCAAAATTGCCTATGTTGGTGAAGAATGTCTCTTAGCAACTATTGCAGATATAAGTGGTCAGGTGAGAGTGGAAGAAAACCAGGCTCTTATCGATGAAAATCCATATGCCTTGATCAAATTAAATCCTGATCTTACCATTGCAGATGTCAACCCAGCCTTTTTGCAGATTACTGGGTACAAGAGAGAGGAATGGATTGGAAGATCAGCAGGTGACTTCAATGTTCTCAAGAGAGAGGGTCCAACTCCTCTTGATGCAATCAAAGCCAAGTCAACATTGAAAGGTAATTATGTTGCAGATTTCCCAAATGGTATCACTTCAATGGAGTATTCATATATTCCAATATTTGATGCGGATGGAGCAATATTATATATTTATGCAATTTTTGCTGACAGGACCAAATTGGACTCGAAAATTAATGAGTCAAATACCCTCATAAAAGAAAACCCTGCTGCAATATTGTCTCTTGATTTGAATGGAAGAATACAGGCATATAACCAGGCATTCTTAGATTTTTCACATATATCTCAGGAAAAAATCCTCTTAATGAATGTCAAAGAGTTTAAAATACTTGAGAGGGTAGGCCAGTCAATATCAGAGGTAATTTCTTCAGGAAAACCTTCCAAAGGGAAAATGGTGGTTGACTTCGATTGGAGTGTACGAATTCTTGACTTTACCTACATACCAGTGTTTGATGCAAGAGATGAAGTTACCGGACTCATAGGGATGTTTGTAGATGTGACTGACCAGGACAGTCGAATGAATGAGATGGATTCATTTCTTAGTGAGAATCCTCACGCTATTATGACTCTCAACCCAGACATGGCAGTCATGGATGTAAATCCAGCGTTTTGTAAGATATCCGGATATTCACATGACCAGGCAATTCGAATGCAGCATAAAGAATTCAAATCTACAGATCGCGTAGGTGCAACTGCTGCAGATGCCATTAACAATAAGAAAGCCATGGGCGGGAAGATTACGTGCCTCTTTCCGGCAGGAATCAGACATCTGGAATATACCTACATTCCAATATTTGACAAAGCAGGAAGAGTCACAAAGGTCTTCGATATTTTTGCGGACGTCACATCACTTGTAGAAAAAATCAACGAATCAGAGAGTCTGATAAAAGCGAATCCGGCGTCGATTCTGACAGTTGAACCAAATGGAAAGATCCTATCCGTTAATCCATCATTTATTGCAATCTCACATTTGTCAGAGGAAAAACTTCTCTCAATGAAGTTACAGGAGTTTAACATTATCAGTCGGGAGGGTCTGCCATTATCTGAAATTTTAAGTAAAAAAGAAATATCTAAAGGGATGCTGGTGGTTGATTTTGGATGGAGTGTAAGAACCCTTGATTTTACATATATTCCTGTCCGTGATGCAAATGAAACCGTGACCAGTCTGGTAGCGATGTATATTGACGTCACAGAGCAAGTTTCCCGCCTGGATGAGATGGAATCCTTTCTTGGCGAGAATCCTCATGCGATTATGACACTTAGTCCGGAAATGGCAGTGTTGGATGTAAACCCTGCATTTTGTAATATATCAGGGTTTTCTCATGGCCAGGCAACCCGGATGCAGCACAAAGAATTCAAATCTACTGATCGCGTAGGTGCAACTGCTGCAGATGCCATAAACAATAAAAAAGCCATGGGCGGAAAGATTACATGCCTCTTTCCCGCTGGAATCAGACATTTGGAATATACCTACATTCCAATATTTGACAAAGCTGGAAGGGTCACCAAAGTCTTTGATATTTTTGCAGACGTCACATCTCTGATTGAGAAAATTACTGAATCTAATTCCCTGATTAAAGAAAATCCTGCATCCATCATGTCTCTGGATATACAAGGGAATATTCTATCAGTAAACAAGGCATTCCTTGAGGTATCTCACATATCTGAAGAGAAGTTGCTCACAATGAATGGGCGAGATTTGAACTGTATAAAAAGAGATGGTCCCTCCATTTCCGAAGTCGTATCTTCCAAACAGGCATCTAAAGGGAGAATGATAGTTGACTTTGAATGGGCCGTAAAAACTCTTGACTATACGTATATCCCGGTTCTAGATGCCAATGATGCTGTGACAAGCATTGTTGCGATGTATATCGACGTATCAGACCAGGTAGCATATGTAAATGAAATAGAGTCTTTCATACGGGAAAATCCTCATGCTATTATGATGATGGACACGGATATGCGAATAACTGAGACAAATCCTGCGTGCTCAAAGATGCTTGGATATAGTCATGAAGAGATCACCCGGATGAAACTATCCGATCTAAAGGTTATCGAACGTGAAGGTCAGACCATAAGGGATGCTTTACAAACAAAACAACCGGTAAGAGGAAGAGTTATTTCTGATACACCTGCAGGGATCAGGCATCTCGACTATGTATACATCCCAATTATGGATCAAAAGGGCACGGTAATCCGGTTCATCGAAATATTCTCTGATATGACCGCAATACGATCACTGGTACAGTACCTGAATAAGTCGGTCGAGGGGGTCCAAAGCAATATTAGTTCTCTTGCAAAAGGGGATACAACATTTAATGTAAAAATCCTTGATGCAGATGAGTACTCATCATCTGCAAGAGAAGAGTTTGTAAAAATTGGAAAGGCCATAGATACTGCCCGCAAAGCCATTACTCATCTTGTTGAGGATTCAAACGCTATTGCAAATGCTGCGATAGCCGGGGATCTCAAATTTAGATCTGATTCTTCAGTTCATGAGGGTAGTTACAGAGAAATCATTGAAGGAATGAATAAGACCCTTGATTCCATAAACGTTCCAATTATTGAATCGATGAATGTTGCTAGTAATTATGCAAAATACAACTTTACTGCACACTTCGATCCAAAGATAGAGATAAAAGGTGACTGGATTCAGTTTAAAACAGAATTAAATAATATTGGCATTCAGATTTCAGAAGCGATATCACTCATCAACAAGAGTGTAAGTGACCTGGCATCAAGTGCAGAAGAAGCTAATGCAAGTATTGAGGAAGTTCTGGCCGGAGCACATCAGATTGCTGCAAATACCGGAAAGGTCAGCCAGAATGCTGATCAGGGAGGTGACGGAATTGTGCAGGTTCTGAAAGCAATGGAAGATCTCAATGAGACTGTGGCGGCAGTTTCACAAAAAACCGAATCTGTGTCAGCAGCGTCTAATGAGACAAATTCACTTGCAAAAGGGGGAATCACTCTTGCAAAGCAGTCTGAAAAGGCAATGGGAGATATTACAACTTCAACAAATGAAGTTGATTCTATTGTAAACGGAATTAATTCCCAGATGGATGAAATAGGAAAAATCGTTCGTTTAATTTCAGATATTGCAAATCAGACAAATTTACTCGCTCTCAATGCAGCTATTGAAGCGGCACGTGCTGGTGAAGCTGGAAGAGGGTTTGCTGTTGTTGCAGCAGAAGTCAAATCTCTTGCCCAGGATTCACGTAAATCTGCGGAAAACATTGCAGATATGATCGCAACTCTCCAGACGAAAGCAAACCAGGCAACACAGGCTATGGGAAAATCGACAACTGCAGTAAAAGAAGGAAGTTCAGCGTTAGAGCAGACTTTGACCGCATTCAATAAAATTGCCGATACCATTGAAGAGATTAACCAGAATATTGTTGAGGTGGCATCTGCATCTGAAGAACAGGCTGCTTCGGTTGAAGAGGTTACCGCCAGCATCCAGGAGGTTGCAAACCTTGTGCAAAATACTTCACGTGAAGCCGGGGATGCTGCAGCAGCGACAGAAGAGGCAAGTGCATCTATTGATGAGGTTGGCAGAATCATGGGAGGGGTTGTCCGGATTGTTGAAAATATCTCTGGCGAGATGACGAAATTCAAGGTAGCCTGA
- a CDS encoding chemotaxis protein CheW, whose product MAVAEAGAPAPIHSISSQSGDEIQVVEFLLEEDQFAINLFDVREIVEYTRITPLPGSARYIKGIIDLRGEITTIIDLKEKMGISAHKKNQEQSRIIVIDSSVTKGKTGILVDDVTTVMSVTTSQIDQKTCDKDDTSYILGIIKQKQGDRESEKTDLIIWLDIPRMLRDLGQ is encoded by the coding sequence ATGGCAGTAGCAGAAGCAGGAGCTCCTGCTCCGATTCATTCAATTTCATCCCAGTCAGGCGATGAGATCCAGGTGGTGGAATTTCTTCTTGAAGAAGATCAGTTTGCCATCAATCTTTTCGATGTGAGAGAGATTGTTGAATATACCCGGATTACCCCGCTCCCGGGGAGTGCCAGATATATTAAAGGGATAATTGATCTCAGGGGAGAAATAACCACAATCATCGATCTTAAGGAAAAGATGGGGATTTCTGCTCACAAAAAGAATCAGGAGCAGTCACGAATCATTGTAATTGATAGTTCTGTAACCAAGGGAAAGACCGGAATTCTCGTGGATGATGTAACCACGGTAATGTCAGTAACAACATCCCAGATTGATCAGAAAACCTGTGACAAGGATGATACATCATATATTCTTGGCATTATTAAACAAAAACAGGGAGATCGGGAGTCTGAAAAAACTGATCTCATCATATGGCTTGACATCCCAAGAATGCTCCGGGACCTGGGCCAGTAA
- a CDS encoding TrmB family transcriptional regulator yields the protein MSNLIENLVKLGLKEYEAKIYVALVGIREANARTIHEISGVPRPRVYDILNELTAKGFVEVREGSPLFYRSVPPDIVIPKLQNELNHAAEESIAILETLSIQKDEEYVPLWHVKGDWSIKRHFNLLIERMTGNLSILVLDQEVPGRYHTQIKEAVKKGEVSLLFKPGISYSGPRIPGVVYYKIDKLNDFFRENIFEKAYSSPLIRKDQVFTLECLMISENTEVMNIYSVNGERMAIINTLPISLYLQNMTFDMMISGALKTMEDGDDLHMTEN from the coding sequence ATGTCAAATCTCATTGAAAATCTAGTAAAACTTGGTCTCAAGGAATATGAAGCGAAAATCTATGTTGCACTTGTGGGAATCAGGGAAGCAAATGCCCGGACGATCCATGAGATCAGCGGGGTGCCACGTCCCCGTGTGTATGACATTCTCAATGAGCTTACAGCAAAAGGATTTGTCGAAGTCAGAGAGGGTAGTCCTCTGTTTTACCGGTCTGTTCCTCCTGATATCGTAATCCCAAAACTTCAAAATGAACTAAATCATGCTGCAGAAGAGAGCATCGCGATACTTGAGACTCTTTCGATACAGAAAGATGAAGAATATGTACCTCTCTGGCATGTGAAGGGTGACTGGAGTATCAAGCGGCATTTCAACCTTCTTATAGAGCGAATGACTGGTAATTTATCAATTCTTGTCCTGGATCAGGAAGTTCCGGGAAGGTATCATACACAGATTAAAGAAGCAGTAAAAAAAGGTGAGGTAAGTCTCCTTTTCAAACCAGGCATATCATATTCAGGTCCCCGGATTCCTGGTGTTGTCTATTATAAAATAGACAAACTAAACGATTTTTTCCGTGAAAATATTTTTGAAAAGGCGTATTCCAGTCCTCTCATAAGGAAAGACCAGGTCTTTACCCTTGAATGTCTGATGATTTCAGAGAATACCGAGGTGATGAATATCTATTCCGTTAACGGAGAACGGATGGCAATTATAAATACACTACCCATCAGCCTCTATCTGCAGAATATGACCTTTGATATGATGATATCAGGAGCACTAAAAACTATGGAAGATGGTGATGATCTTCACATGACAGAGAATTGA
- a CDS encoding COG1361 family protein, which yields MNQTYLIIILMCALMAGITPSSALETPVDHEAAQISVQNVTLDPEVLMQGDIGNIVIQIRNTGNQSVAIRRAELSCEDLTVLNDQTYDSVGTLGPGNNMKFAFSIKADHEDGTYYLKFYLDFMGSGSLRYYIPVTVENSEPQVSVIDSPDTYTTDRKDQIHLTIGNPRKDSIDGVIITPKGDGITSTQSSVFVGRLEPNGQKNVTLEITPHTETNLTVDASYKNGNNKHMVSLEVPVETGVRNIRAEPIVSDLEVIKSGDYYTLKGNIVNNGLEFAHSIILSVGSPASSIDPSPTYVVGNLEPDESTNFKISLTCPGETFPLTINYKDIEGDSCSDTTTINLSHPELNPFQKQKKPGIFGDPITLIGIIIGLVVLIGVVILIARKFNSGRNSSDLVRK from the coding sequence ATGAACCAGACCTATCTCATCATCATTCTCATGTGTGCTTTGATGGCAGGAATTACTCCATCATCTGCACTTGAAACGCCGGTTGACCATGAAGCTGCCCAGATATCAGTCCAGAATGTCACTCTTGACCCTGAGGTTCTCATGCAGGGTGACATAGGAAATATCGTCATTCAAATCAGAAATACCGGAAACCAGAGTGTGGCAATACGGCGGGCTGAACTATCCTGTGAGGACCTGACTGTTCTCAATGATCAGACATATGACTCAGTTGGGACTCTCGGTCCCGGGAATAATATGAAATTCGCTTTTTCAATAAAAGCTGATCATGAAGATGGGACCTATTACCTCAAGTTTTATCTTGATTTCATGGGATCAGGCTCCCTGCGTTATTACATACCGGTAACTGTAGAGAACTCTGAACCCCAGGTATCAGTCATCGACTCACCAGATACATATACAACAGATCGCAAGGACCAGATACATCTGACAATAGGAAATCCCAGGAAAGACAGTATTGATGGAGTAATTATTACTCCAAAAGGAGACGGGATTACATCAACCCAGTCATCGGTTTTTGTAGGAAGGCTTGAGCCTAATGGTCAAAAAAATGTAACCCTTGAGATTACTCCTCACACTGAAACTAATCTTACAGTAGATGCGTCATACAAGAATGGCAACAATAAACACATGGTCAGCCTGGAGGTTCCGGTTGAGACAGGAGTTAGAAATATTCGTGCTGAACCTATCGTCAGCGATCTTGAGGTTATCAAATCCGGTGATTATTACACCTTGAAGGGGAATATCGTAAACAACGGACTTGAATTTGCACACAGTATCATCCTGTCTGTAGGATCACCAGCCTCATCTATCGATCCAAGCCCGACGTACGTAGTTGGAAACTTGGAGCCAGATGAATCAACAAATTTCAAGATATCACTCACATGCCCTGGAGAAACATTCCCTCTCACAATCAATTACAAAGACATTGAAGGAGATTCATGCTCTGATACAACTACTATTAATCTTTCACATCCCGAACTGAATCCATTTCAAAAGCAGAAAAAGCCCGGAATTTTTGGTGATCCCATAACCCTGATCGGAATCATCATCGGTCTTGTTGTGTTAATCGGGGTAGTTATTTTAATAGCCCGAAAATTCAATTCAGGACGGAATTCATCAGATCTAGTCAGGAAATAA
- a CDS encoding HlyD family secretion protein, which translates to MAVQDEIVNQPDPSSPGEENSRKNLLQKIRHHRLFWKGVILFLVLAVICGVLVYYEIQSTVYIEDSTITAPVITISPTNVGVLEKIYVTEGDIVRRNQELARVNNVAIHSKVAGIITKIEDTPGMVVGTQTPVISMIDKEKLRIVGRIKEDKGLKDINPGQQARFTVDAFPSETFYGTVEKVAPIARQGDIVFSISDKRQEQEFEVTVEYDVDEYPDLKPGMSAKLWIIR; encoded by the coding sequence ATGGCCGTACAGGATGAAATTGTGAATCAGCCAGATCCATCTTCACCAGGTGAAGAGAATTCCAGAAAAAACCTTCTCCAGAAGATCAGGCACCACCGGTTGTTCTGGAAAGGAGTCATTCTCTTCCTGGTACTCGCTGTGATCTGTGGAGTTCTCGTCTATTACGAGATCCAGAGCACAGTCTATATCGAGGATAGCACAATTACAGCACCGGTTATCACTATAAGCCCGACAAATGTAGGAGTTCTTGAAAAGATCTATGTCACCGAGGGAGATATTGTCAGGCGAAACCAGGAACTTGCGAGAGTTAACAATGTGGCAATCCATTCAAAAGTCGCAGGGATAATCACAAAAATAGAAGACACACCCGGAATGGTAGTGGGCACACAGACTCCTGTCATCTCAATGATAGACAAAGAAAAACTCCGGATCGTTGGCAGAATTAAAGAAGACAAAGGATTGAAGGATATTAATCCCGGACAGCAGGCACGGTTCACTGTTGATGCTTTTCCATCTGAAACGTTTTATGGCACAGTGGAAAAGGTGGCCCCTATCGCTCGGCAAGGTGACATTGTCTTTAGTATATCTGACAAACGCCAGGAACAGGAGTTTGAAGTCACTGTAGAGTATGATGTAGACGAATACCCGGACCTGAAACCAGGCATGTCAGCAAAACTCTGGATTATCAGGTAA